DNA from Halalkalicoccus subterraneus:
GATGGGTATCGGAGAGTGCCCCCCGGAGGTCGGCGTCGGGCGCGATCGACTCGTCGGCCCCGAGGTCACGCGAGCGCTCGCGTCGGAGGGAATGGCGATCGACCGTGTACAGCGCCTCTAGCGGGTGGTCGGCGAGGACCGCGGTCGTGAGCAGGCCGAGGACGCCCTGTCCGAGGACGGCGACCCGCTCGCCGACGAGCGGGCCGGCGTCCATCGCGACGTTTATCGCGGCCTCGACGTTCGGCAGAAGGGTCGCCGCCGCCGCGGGAATTCCGTGAGGGACACGCTGGAGTTCGCCAGGCGCGGCACGGAAGTGACTCGCGTGGGGGTGAAACGCGAAGACACGCTCGCCGAGCCAGTCGCCCTCGACGGCGTCGCCGGTTTCGATCACCCGGCCGACGGCGGCATAGCCATAGGAGATCGGGTAGTCGAGCCCGCCCGAAAGCGACGGGATCGTCTCGTCGGCCGGGAGGTCATCCGGGGCCTCGCCACGGTAGAGCAGGAGTTCGGTTCCGGGGCTGATCCCCGAACACTCGGTCTCGACGAGGAGTTCGTCCGGGTCAGGTTTGGGGACCGTAACCTCCTCGACGCGCACCTCTTCGGGCGCGCGAAACGACACCCGTCGAGCGGTCATCGCCACCTCCCGGTCGCCGCGGTCCGCAGACGAGGACTGGACACGGATCCGAGTACGACCGACGGCGACATTGCTCTTGTGTCGAGTCACGACAGCCGGCCGGAGACGTACAGCCAGTCGCGGACGAACCCGGCGATGAACGGGCCGGCGACGAAGACGGCTCCGGCGCTCGTGACGGGTGGCGTGGCGGCCGGCGAGAGAACCAGGGTCAAAAACGCCATCTGGACGCCGGCGAGGAGGCGACGGCTTCGACGCGGCGGGAGGGCGAAGACGGGGCGTCCGCGTCGCCGGCGGAGCCAGCGCCCGAGGACGAACAGGTAGCGCGCGGCGCTGATCGAGAGATACCAGAGCGGGAGCTGGCCGTAGAGGACGGCCAGAAGCGGGGCGATCAGGATACCCAGTGCGTCGAACTCGGTGTCGAGACGCGCGCCGAGCGTCGTG
Protein-coding regions in this window:
- a CDS encoding zinc-dependent alcohol dehydrogenase: MTARRVSFRAPEEVRVEEVTVPKPDPDELLVETECSGISPGTELLLYRGEAPDDLPADETIPSLSGGLDYPISYGYAAVGRVIETGDAVEGDWLGERVFAFHPHASHFRAAPGELQRVPHGIPAAAATLLPNVEAAINVAMDAGPLVGERVAVLGQGVLGLLTTAVLADHPLEALYTVDRHSLRRERSRDLGADESIAPDADLRGALSDTHRKGADLAIELSGNPAALDGAIDATGYAGRVLVGSWYGDKPATLDLGGRFHRSRIAIESTQVSTIEPELRGRWDKDRRLALAWDRLADLDADAVLTHRLPVEEAADAYRLLADHPDEAIGAVLTYA